From Mya arenaria isolate MELC-2E11 chromosome 12, ASM2691426v1, the proteins below share one genomic window:
- the LOC128212532 gene encoding glycosyl hydrolase YngK-like yields MDRSWIIWLLVLSTTLQQILGQGSVFPAREFRGVWVATVANIDWPTSKYHTTAQQKQELDAIIEEVRQRHFNAIVFQIRSTGDAMYNSSLEPWSYYLTGHQGQAPSPYYDPLEYMIQKAHEVGIEVHAWFNPYRARSGSTSRTGLASNNMANRFPSHAYAYGNNLVMDPGAKEVQDFIVDVFSDVARRYDVDGMHMDDYFYPYPVSGQTFPDSSTYHRYQASSGTLSLADWRRENVNTLIQRLGIAIHSIKPYLKFGISPFGIWKAGHPSGIHGLSSYDSLFADSQLWLRQGWVDYLAPQLYWAIDPPAQSYPALLQWWVQQNDQHRHIYAGNSLSKIESKHWGSQEIINQVKISRNLRANESLGNIQFSMRYLQSNTQGISDAFQSIYISRTLTPAMPWLSVPTPQTPSITVTGNTLTWAKDSSGHTWRVLVYTQTADAFELHDLLHNGHTSTHVTDGEYAVTAIARNGVESQVMYIQVVGGVNSNLVG; encoded by the exons ATGGATCGGTCATGGATAATATGGCTTCTTGTACTTTCAACAACATTACAGCAGATCCTAGGTCAAG GATCTGTATTTCCTGCTCGAGAATTCCGTGGTGTTTGGGTCGCGACTGTGGCAAACATTGACTGGCCAACATCGAAATACCACACCACAGCTCAACAGAAACAG GAACTTGACGCGATCATCGAGGAGGTGCGTCAGCGTCACTTCAATGCAATCGTATTCCAGATCCGTTCAACCGGTGACGCCATGTATAACTCTTCACTTGAGCCCTGGAGCTACTACCTTACAG GCCATCAGGGGCAGGCACCAAGTCCGTATTATGATCCCCTGGAGTACATGATCCAGAAAGCCCATGAGGTCGGAATAGAGGTTCATGCGTGGTTTAATCCTTACAGAGCACGATCCGGAAGTACCTCTCGCACAGGTCTCGCGTCCAACAATATGGCCAACCGGTTCCCTTCACATGCTTACGCATACGGGAATAATCTGGTAATGGATCCCGGGGCAAAGGAAGTTCAGGACTTTATTGTTGACGTGTTTTCAGATGTTGCAAGACGCTATGATGTAGACGGGATGCACATGGATGACTATTTTTATCCGTATCCAGTCAGCGGGCAAACATTTCCAGACTCTTCAACATATCATAGGTATCAGGCCTCAAGTGGTACACTTTCCTTGGCCGATTGGCGGCGTGAAAACGTCAACACTCTTATTCAGCGTCTGGGCATAgcaatacattcaattaaaccTTACCTTAAATTCGGTATTAGTCCTTTTGGCATCTGGAAAGCAGGTCATCCGTCCGGTATACATGGGCTGTCTTCATATGACTCTCTGTTCGCTGATTCCCAGTTATGGTTACGTCAAGGTTGGGTGGACTATCTTGCACCCCAGCTTTACTGGGCTATAGACCCACCCGCCCAGAGTTACCCTGCCCTTTTACAATGGTGGGTACAGCAGAATGACCAACACAGACACATTTACGCGGGAAACAGTTTATCTAAGATTGAGTCAAAGCACTGGGGTTCGCAGGAAATTATCAACCAAGTCAAAATCTCAAGAAATCTTCGGGCAAATGAAAGTCTAGGTAATATTCAATTCAGTATGAGGTATCTGCAAAGTAATACCCAAGGTATTTCAGATGCATTTCAGAGCATATACATCTCTCGGACACTTACACCTGCTATGCCATGGCTTAGCGTTCCGACGCCGCAAACGCCAAGCATcaccgtaaccggaaacacacTCACTTGGGCGAAAGACTCTTCCGGACATACATGGAGGGTTCTCGTGTACACTCAAACAGCTGATGCATTCGAGTTACACGATCTTTTACACAATGGACACACGTCGACACACGTCACTGACGGAGAGTATGCCGTGACGGCGATAGCACGTAACGGGGTGGAATCGCAAGTTATGTATATCCAAGTTGTCGGCGGAGTTAATAGCAATCTGGTCGGATAA
- the LOC128210312 gene encoding uncharacterized protein LOC128210312 isoform X2, with product MFWSLLMIYGVGAAVDHGMRKMDKMDHGNGFHLTEEPMLIHHNDIDLMVEHGDEHHDCNHDNERNKLMMVLMNENARNGMDSPNSGLKNVMNMAATWNKMATMADLMTPYIDYKKTKDVFMKDMKTFCYMVDVAHEVAKHNHSSHPRKGDSVSDVLEGLLSLNDMASDVKAMDGLMANLDAFSDVSLRSAVSLCEAGMSYMSHARKMADMKASMGLPTDYDI from the exons ATGTTCTGGAGCCTTCTGATGATATACGGTGTGGGCGCCGCTGTGGACCATGGGATGAGAAAG ATGGATAAAATGGACCACGGGAACGGATTTCATTTGACGGAAGAACCAATGCTAATTCACCACAATGACATTGACTTAATGGTGGAACATGGTGATGAACATCACGACTGTAACCATGACAACGAAAGAAACAAGCTGATGATGGTGTTAATGAATGAGAATGCGAG AAATGGAATGGACTCGCCAAACTCCGGTTTGAAAAACGTGATGAACATGGCGGCTACGTGGAACAAAATGGCGACGATGGCCGACTTGATGACGCCATACATAGACTACAAG AAAACAAAGGATGTGTTTATGAAGGATATGAAGACCTTCTGCTACATGGTGGATGTCGCGCACGAGGTCGCCAAACACAACCACTCTTCCCAC CCCCGGAAGGGAGATAGCGTATCTGACGTCCTAGAGGGTCTGCTAAGCCTCAACGATATGGCGTCTGACGTGAAGGCCATGGACGGGCTAATGGCCAATCTGGACGCCTTTAGCGACGTTTCTCTCAG GTCTGCTGTCAGTCTTTGCGAGGCTGGAATGAGCTACATGTCGCACGCCCGCAAAATGGCAGACATGAAGGCCAGCATGGGACTTCCAACCGACTACGACATCTAG
- the LOC128210312 gene encoding uncharacterized protein LOC128210312 isoform X1: MFWSLLMIYGVGAAVDHGMRKMDKMDHGNGFHLTEEPMLIHHNDIDLMVEHGDEHHDCNHDNERNKLMMVLMNENARNGMDSPNSGLKNVMNMAATWNKMATMADLMTPYIDYKKTKDVFMKDMKTFCYMVDVAHEVAKHNHSSHVMPRKGDSVSDVLEGLLSLNDMASDVKAMDGLMANLDAFSDVSLRSAVSLCEAGMSYMSHARKMADMKASMGLPTDYDI, from the exons ATGTTCTGGAGCCTTCTGATGATATACGGTGTGGGCGCCGCTGTGGACCATGGGATGAGAAAG ATGGATAAAATGGACCACGGGAACGGATTTCATTTGACGGAAGAACCAATGCTAATTCACCACAATGACATTGACTTAATGGTGGAACATGGTGATGAACATCACGACTGTAACCATGACAACGAAAGAAACAAGCTGATGATGGTGTTAATGAATGAGAATGCGAG AAATGGAATGGACTCGCCAAACTCCGGTTTGAAAAACGTGATGAACATGGCGGCTACGTGGAACAAAATGGCGACGATGGCCGACTTGATGACGCCATACATAGACTACAAG AAAACAAAGGATGTGTTTATGAAGGATATGAAGACCTTCTGCTACATGGTGGATGTCGCGCACGAGGTCGCCAAACACAACCACTCTTCCCACGTAATG CCCCGGAAGGGAGATAGCGTATCTGACGTCCTAGAGGGTCTGCTAAGCCTCAACGATATGGCGTCTGACGTGAAGGCCATGGACGGGCTAATGGCCAATCTGGACGCCTTTAGCGACGTTTCTCTCAG GTCTGCTGTCAGTCTTTGCGAGGCTGGAATGAGCTACATGTCGCACGCCCGCAAAATGGCAGACATGAAGGCCAGCATGGGACTTCCAACCGACTACGACATCTAG